In a genomic window of Brassica rapa cultivar Chiifu-401-42 chromosome A10, CAAS_Brap_v3.01, whole genome shotgun sequence:
- the LOC103847542 gene encoding LOW QUALITY PROTEIN: clathrin interactor EPSIN 1 (The sequence of the model RefSeq protein was modified relative to this genomic sequence to represent the inferred CDS: substituted 2 bases at 2 genomic stop codons) — MDFMKVFDQTVREIKREVNLKVLQVPEMEQKVLDATDNEPWGPHGTALAEIAQATKKFSECQMVMGVLXTRLTERGKDWRYVYKALAVIDYLISNGSERAVDEIIEHMYQISSLTSFEYVKPNGKDVGINVRKKAENIVALLNNKEKISEIRDKATINRNKYVGLSSTGISYKSGSASFGGSFQSGSSNYDRDSRGKDKDDYESFQKSRRGVKSEEQSYTSKKSFSRYGSTDHDNLSSGKKSPDSGKHSSIPSHASAAPSNNDDDFDDFDPRGSSSNKPSTGSANQVDIFGADLIGDFLDSGPTETSSTNNNGKFQESDLFADATFVSASSPGTDFGSXTQVEVDLFSVSETIGTVSSAPPTVDLFASPETVARPEAKIPKPEPMTTPSIVDPFAAVPMENFDGTDPFGAFTSHSASVSTGPQAPVLHGSATRTTSPMSLADSKPQRLQKKDPFQVKSGIWADSLSRGLIDLNNCKKASLADVGVVRGLSNDEGNKASAAAYYSGWSMGAGSGLGKTGLYSAQQQQQQQTPEISDGFFSSLSNQRYHQSGGFKQ, encoded by the exons atggatttcaTGAAGGTCTTCGATCAAACGGTTCGAGAGAT AAAGAGGGAGGTGAATCTCAAAGTTCTGCAGGTTCCAGAGATGGAGCAAAAG GTATTGGATGCTACTGATAACGAGCCTTGGGGTCCACATGGTACTGCTTTGGCAGAGATTGCACAAGCCACTAAGAAATT CTCGGAATGCCAGATGGTTATGGGTGTTTTGTAGACTAGACTGACTGAGAGGGGAAAGGATTGGCGATACGTGTATAAG gCGCTGGCTGTTATTGATTATCTGATTTCAAATGGGTCAGAACGAGCAGTTGATGAGATTATTGAACATATGTACCAAATATCT TCACTCACGAGTTTTGAGTATGTTAAACCGAATGGAAAAGATGTGGGAATCAATGTAAGAAAGAAGGCGGAGAACATAGTTGCCCTCTTGAATAATAAGGAGAAAATCTCAGAGATCAGAGACAAAGCAACAATCAATCGTAACAA GTACGTTGGCCTCTCATCAACAGGAATATCATATAAGTCTGGTTCAGCTTCGTTTGGTGGTAGTTTTCAAAGTGGTTCAAGCAATTATGATAGGGACTCCAGAGGAAAAGACAAGGACGACTACGAGTCTTTTCAAAAGTCAAGGCGCGGTGTTAAAAGTGAAGAGCAAAGCTACACTTCGAAGAAAAGCTTTTCACGGTATGGCAG TACGGACCATGATAATCTATCCAGTGGAAAAAAGTCACCCGACTCTGGGAAACATAGTTCCATACCTTCACATGCATCTGCAGCTCCTTCAAACAACGATGATGATTTTGATGACTTTGATCCACGTGGATCTTCGAGTAATA AGCCTTCCACAGGCAGTGCCAACCAAGTGGACATTTTTGGAGCAGATCTGATTGGTGACTTCTTGGATTCTGGGCCAACTGAAACATCTTCCACCAACAACAATGGGAAGTTTCAAGAGTCTGATTTGTTTGCTGATGCAACTTTTGTATCAGCCTCCAGTCCAGGAACAGACTTTGGGTCGTAGACACAGGTGG AAGTTGATCTTTTCTCTGTATCTGAAACTATTGGCACGGTTTCTTCAGCTCCTCCGACGGTTGATCTTTTTGCATCTCCTGAAACAGTTGCACGCCCAGAAGCCAAGATTCCTAAACCTGAGCCGATGACCACTCCAAGCATTGTTGACCCATTTGCTGCAGTTCCTATGGAAAATTTTGATGGAACTGATCCTTTTGGCGCCTTCACTTCTCACTCGGCTTCAGTCTCTACAGGTCCACAGGCTCCAGTTCTACATGGGAGTGCAACAAGAACCACAAGCCCAATGTCTTTGGCAGACTCAAAGCCACAACGGTTGCAAAAGAAGGATCCTTTTCAAGTGAAATCTGGAATCTGGGCAGATTCGCTGAGCCGTGGACTGATTGATCTCAATAACT GTAAAAAGGCTTCTCTTGCGGATGTGGGCGTTGTGAGAGGCCTGAGCAATGACGAAGGGAACAAGGCATCTGCTGCTGCGTACTACTCAGGGTGGTCTATGGGTGCAGGATCCGGGCTAGGTAAAACGGGACTCTACAGTGCAcaacagcagcaacaacaacaaacacctGAAATCTCAGATGGTTTCTTCTCCAGCCTCAGTAACCAAAGGTACCACCAATCCGGAGGCTTTAAGCAGTGA